Proteins encoded in a region of the Suricata suricatta isolate VVHF042 chromosome 10, meerkat_22Aug2017_6uvM2_HiC, whole genome shotgun sequence genome:
- the CLEC4A gene encoding C-type lectin domain family 4 member A isoform X2, which produces MTSETTYVELSFKNEAKPSCAKSRPPAAPKEKSSLHKSNPRFPKVLFASLLVLLLLLAISFFIAFIIFFQKYSQLLKERKTTKELTHTALECLRENVTMEGKDWSCCPKNWKPFSSNCYFISDTTRNWMESEKNCLAMRSHLLVINTKDEQDFITQNTVASSAYYIGLSNPKGEDWQWVDRTPYNESGT; this is translated from the exons ATGACTTCAGAGACCACTTATGTTGAATTGAGTTTCAAAAATGAAGCCAAGCCTTCATGCGCCAAATCAAGGCCTCCTGCAG CTCCCAAAGAGAAGAGCAGCCTGCACAAAAGTAACCCCAGGTTTCCCAAGGTGCTTTTTGCCTCATTGCTGGTACTTCTGCTGCTATTGGCAATCTCATTTTTTATCGCTTTTATCA ttttttttcaaaagtattctcagcttcttaaagaaagaaagactacAAAAGAGCTCACTCACACAGCATTGGAGTGTCTGAGAGAAAATGTGACCATGGAAG GGAAAGATTGGAGCTGCTGCCCAAAGAATTGGAAGCCATTCAGTTCCAACTGCTACTTTATTTCTGATACAACCAGAAATTGGATGGAGAGTGAGAAGAACTGCTTAGCAATGAGGTCTCACCTGCTGGTGATCAACACCAAGGATGAGCAG GATTTTATCACCCAGAACACAGTTGCGTCTTCTGCTTATTATATCGGGCTGTCAAACCCAAAGGGAGAAGATTGGCAGTGGGTTGATCGGACACCATACAATGAAAGTGGCACGTGA
- the CLEC4A gene encoding C-type lectin domain family 4 member A isoform X1 produces MTSETTYVELSFKNEAKPSCAKSRPPAAPKEKSSLHKSNPRFPKVLFASLLVLLLLLAISFFIAFIIFFQKYSQLLKERKTTKELTHTALECLRENVTMEGKDWSCCPKNWKPFSSNCYFISDTTRNWMESEKNCLAMRSHLLVINTKDEQDFITQNTVASSAYYIGLSNPKGEDWQWVDRTPYNESGTFWHSGEPSNFDEDCVALLFRTPLRKWGWNDVSCNEHHRSLCKMTKIYL; encoded by the exons ATGACTTCAGAGACCACTTATGTTGAATTGAGTTTCAAAAATGAAGCCAAGCCTTCATGCGCCAAATCAAGGCCTCCTGCAG CTCCCAAAGAGAAGAGCAGCCTGCACAAAAGTAACCCCAGGTTTCCCAAGGTGCTTTTTGCCTCATTGCTGGTACTTCTGCTGCTATTGGCAATCTCATTTTTTATCGCTTTTATCA ttttttttcaaaagtattctcagcttcttaaagaaagaaagactacAAAAGAGCTCACTCACACAGCATTGGAGTGTCTGAGAGAAAATGTGACCATGGAAG GGAAAGATTGGAGCTGCTGCCCAAAGAATTGGAAGCCATTCAGTTCCAACTGCTACTTTATTTCTGATACAACCAGAAATTGGATGGAGAGTGAGAAGAACTGCTTAGCAATGAGGTCTCACCTGCTGGTGATCAACACCAAGGATGAGCAG GATTTTATCACCCAGAACACAGTTGCGTCTTCTGCTTATTATATCGGGCTGTCAAACCCAAAGGGAGAAGATTGGCAGTGGGTTGATCGGACACCATACAATGAAAGTGGCAC atTTTGGCACTCGGGTGAGCCCAGTAATTTTGATGAAGATTGTGTTGCACTACTATTTCGTACTCCATTAAGAAAATGGGGCTGGAATGATGTTTCTTGTAATGAACATCACAGGTCACTTTGCAAGATGACGAAGATCTACTTATGA